Proteins co-encoded in one Chlorogloeopsis sp. ULAP01 genomic window:
- the ilvD gene encoding dihydroxy-acid dehydratase encodes MSENFRSKVVTQGVQRSPNRAMLRAVGFKDEDFIKPIVGIANGYSTITPCNMGINKLAQRAENGVKNALAMPQLFGTITISDGISMGTEGMKYSLVSREVIADSIETACNGQSMDGVLAIGGCDKNMPGAMLAIARMNIPAIFVYGGTIKPGHYNGRDLTVVSSFEAVGEYSAGKIDDNELLEVERRACPGAGSCGGMYTANTMSSAFEAMGMSLPYSSTMAAEDEEKADSTEKSAFVLVEAIRKQILPRQIITRKSIENAISVIMAVGGSTNAVLHFLAIARAAGVELCLDDFEAIRARVPVLCDLKPSGKYVATDLHKAGGIPQVMKMLIVHDLLHGDCLTITGQTIAEVLENIPDEPSPNQDVIRPWHIPMYPQGHLAILKGNLATEGAVAKITGVKVPKITGPARVFESEESCLDAILAKKINAGDIIIIRYEGPKGGPGMREMLAPTSAIIGAGLGDSVGLITDGRFSGGTYGMVVGHVAPEAAVGGAIALVEEGDTITIDAHTRSLQLHVSDEELARRRQNWQPRPPRYTKGVLAKYAKLVSSSSLGAVTDLDLF; translated from the coding sequence ATGTCAGAAAATTTTAGAAGTAAAGTTGTCACCCAAGGAGTGCAGCGATCGCCTAATCGTGCCATGCTCCGTGCTGTTGGTTTTAAAGATGAGGATTTCATTAAACCAATTGTTGGTATTGCCAACGGTTACAGCACCATCACCCCTTGCAATATGGGGATCAATAAATTAGCGCAACGGGCAGAAAATGGTGTTAAAAACGCTCTCGCAATGCCGCAACTATTTGGCACAATTACAATCAGTGATGGCATTTCGATGGGAACCGAGGGGATGAAATACTCCTTGGTGTCGCGGGAAGTAATTGCCGATTCAATAGAAACCGCCTGCAACGGGCAAAGCATGGATGGAGTACTGGCGATTGGTGGCTGTGATAAAAATATGCCAGGCGCAATGCTGGCGATCGCTCGCATGAACATTCCCGCGATTTTTGTTTACGGTGGTACGATTAAACCCGGACATTACAACGGACGTGATTTAACTGTCGTCAGTTCTTTTGAAGCAGTGGGAGAATATAGCGCCGGGAAAATAGACGATAACGAGCTTTTGGAAGTTGAGCGTCGCGCTTGCCCCGGTGCTGGTTCTTGTGGGGGAATGTACACAGCTAACACTATGTCTTCTGCGTTTGAGGCAATGGGGATGAGTTTGCCCTATTCTTCAACAATGGCAGCAGAAGATGAAGAAAAAGCCGATAGTACGGAAAAATCGGCATTCGTCTTAGTAGAAGCAATTCGCAAGCAAATTTTACCTCGTCAAATTATCACTCGCAAATCAATCGAAAATGCGATTTCGGTAATTATGGCAGTGGGTGGTTCCACAAATGCCGTCTTGCATTTTTTGGCGATCGCTCGTGCTGCTGGTGTCGAACTTTGCCTTGATGACTTTGAAGCGATTCGCGCCCGTGTTCCGGTTTTGTGCGATTTAAAACCTAGTGGTAAGTATGTAGCTACGGATTTGCACAAGGCTGGTGGCATTCCTCAAGTGATGAAAATGCTAATAGTGCATGATTTATTACACGGTGATTGCCTCACTATCACTGGTCAAACAATCGCCGAAGTATTGGAAAATATACCAGATGAGCCATCACCGAATCAAGATGTCATCCGTCCTTGGCATATCCCAATGTATCCTCAAGGACACTTAGCTATTCTCAAAGGTAATTTGGCAACGGAAGGGGCAGTAGCAAAAATTACTGGCGTAAAAGTACCAAAAATTACTGGCCCGGCAAGAGTATTTGAATCTGAAGAATCTTGTTTAGATGCGATTTTGGCTAAGAAAATTAATGCTGGTGATATAATTATTATCCGCTACGAAGGGCCAAAAGGAGGCCCCGGTATGCGGGAAATGCTGGCTCCCACCTCAGCTATTATCGGGGCTGGCTTGGGTGATTCTGTGGGATTGATTACCGATGGACGTTTCTCTGGCGGTACTTACGGTATGGTAGTAGGACACGTTGCCCCAGAAGCGGCAGTTGGAGGTGCGATCGCTTTAGTCGAAGAAGGCGATACTATCACCATTGATGCCCATACTCGCTCGTTACAGTTGCACGTATCCGATGAAGAATTAGCTCGTCGTCGTCAAAATTGGCAACCCCGCCCACCTCGTTATACCAAGGGTGTATTGGCGAAGTATGCCAAGTTAGTTTCTTCTAGTAGTTTGGGTGCGGTAACTGATTTGGATTTATTTTAG
- a CDS encoding AraC family transcriptional regulator codes for MTISINIREFEDLRDELIENGESVYRSDGFDCVMEWNHPFGLAKWREIQLRPGLIIWIYDEEHHVSWSLQEQHREIRYITLAFQLLGNYQVLQEGIKDNFYKEETGKTYLYSVPGAKEVESYSARSRLLRARIHLDLDFLSTISSDQSNALPCELQLLLDGKEGRRFYLTAGEITSAMQVAWSQFLNCPYQGMMKRLYLESKALELITLQFVQLMENNTEKCLCDGLRATDIDRIHQAKDILIRNLENPPSLIGLARQVGLNDYKLKIGFRYLFGTTVFGYLHQYRMERSQQLLRETQMSVTEVAHTVGYACPTSFSTAFRKKFGVNPRSYRA; via the coding sequence ATGACAATAAGTATCAATATTAGAGAGTTTGAGGATCTCCGAGACGAACTGATTGAGAACGGTGAGTCAGTTTATCGCTCAGACGGTTTTGACTGCGTTATGGAGTGGAACCACCCATTTGGTTTAGCTAAATGGCGTGAAATTCAGTTGCGTCCTGGACTGATTATTTGGATTTATGATGAGGAACACCACGTTAGCTGGAGTTTGCAAGAGCAGCATCGCGAGATTCGTTACATAACACTTGCTTTCCAGTTGTTAGGAAATTACCAGGTGTTACAGGAAGGCATAAAGGATAATTTCTACAAGGAAGAGACAGGAAAAACTTATTTGTACAGTGTGCCTGGAGCTAAAGAAGTTGAATCTTACTCAGCCCGATCCCGATTGCTCAGAGCTAGAATTCATCTCGATCTAGATTTTTTAAGCACAATTAGCAGTGATCAATCTAATGCTTTACCTTGTGAATTGCAGTTATTGCTAGATGGTAAAGAGGGAAGACGTTTTTACCTCACAGCCGGAGAGATAACCTCTGCAATGCAAGTTGCTTGGTCTCAATTTTTGAATTGTCCTTATCAGGGAATGATGAAGCGGCTTTATTTGGAAAGTAAAGCCTTGGAATTAATCACCTTGCAGTTTGTCCAATTAATGGAGAATAACACAGAAAAATGCTTGTGTGATGGTTTGCGAGCCACCGATATCGATCGCATTCATCAAGCAAAAGATATCTTAATTCGCAATCTTGAGAATCCACCGTCGCTGATTGGATTAGCTCGACAAGTGGGATTGAATGATTACAAGCTAAAAATCGGCTTTCGTTACCTGTTTGGGACAACAGTATTTGGTTACTTGCACCAATATCGGATGGAGCGATCGCAACAGTTGCTGCGAGAAACCCAAATGAGTGTAACTGAAGTAGCACACACGGTTGGTTATGCTTGTCCAACATCTTTCAGTACTGCATTTCGCAAAAAATTCGGGGTAAATCCCCGTTCCTATCGAGCCTGA
- the sat gene encoding sulfate adenylyltransferase: MSYYPDGIPPHGGQLVNRIATPEQREVFLSKAEFLPRVQLDARAVSDLEMIAIGGFSPLTGFMNQEDYNRVVAEMRLANGTVWSIPITLSVTEEVAAPLTEGGLIRLDNPEGQFIGVLELTQKYTYDKKYEVINVYRTDDENHPGVQVVYNQGSVNLAGDVWLLERAPHPQFPAYQIDPAESRKLFKLRGWKTIVGFQTRNPIHRAHEYIQKCAMETVDGLFLHPLVGATKDDDIPADVRMQCYEILLEKYYPQDRVILAINPSAMRYAGPREAIFHALIRKNYGCTHFIVGRDHAGVGNYYGTYDAQYIFDEFSQAEIGIVPMKFEHAFYCTRTKQMATTKTSPSKPEERIHLSGTKVREMLRQGELPPPEFSRPEVAAELARAMRVPVNV; the protein is encoded by the coding sequence TTGAGTTACTATCCGGATGGTATTCCTCCTCACGGTGGGCAGTTGGTGAATCGCATTGCTACACCAGAACAAAGAGAAGTATTTCTCTCCAAAGCCGAGTTTTTGCCGCGAGTGCAACTTGATGCGCGGGCTGTTTCCGATCTAGAAATGATTGCGATCGGTGGTTTTAGTCCCCTAACAGGTTTTATGAACCAAGAGGACTACAATCGCGTTGTTGCCGAAATGCGGCTGGCTAATGGTACTGTGTGGTCAATTCCAATTACCCTATCAGTAACAGAAGAAGTAGCAGCCCCACTGACTGAAGGTGGTTTGATTCGTCTAGATAACCCCGAAGGACAATTTATCGGGGTGTTAGAACTCACACAAAAGTATACCTACGACAAGAAGTACGAAGTCATCAATGTCTACCGCACTGATGATGAAAACCATCCTGGTGTACAGGTAGTATACAATCAGGGTTCGGTAAATCTTGCAGGTGACGTGTGGTTATTAGAACGCGCTCCTCATCCCCAATTCCCTGCTTATCAAATCGATCCGGCTGAGTCTCGGAAATTATTCAAGCTCAGAGGATGGAAAACCATTGTTGGTTTCCAAACTCGCAACCCTATTCATCGCGCTCATGAATACATCCAAAAGTGCGCAATGGAAACTGTAGATGGACTATTTTTACATCCGTTGGTAGGAGCAACAAAAGACGATGATATTCCTGCTGATGTACGGATGCAGTGCTATGAAATTTTGCTAGAAAAATACTATCCCCAAGACAGAGTAATTCTAGCCATCAATCCCTCGGCAATGCGTTATGCTGGGCCTCGTGAGGCTATTTTCCATGCTCTTATTCGTAAGAACTATGGCTGTACTCACTTTATTGTGGGACGGGATCACGCAGGTGTGGGAAATTACTACGGTACTTATGATGCTCAATACATCTTCGATGAGTTTTCTCAAGCAGAAATTGGCATTGTGCCGATGAAGTTTGAACACGCCTTTTACTGTACCCGCACCAAGCAAATGGCGACAACTAAAACTAGTCCCAGTAAACCCGAAGAACGGATTCACCTGTCGGGTACAAAAGTGCGGGAAATGCTGCGCCAGGGCGAATTACCCCCTCCAGAATTTTCCCGCCCAGAAGTGGCGGCAGAGTTGGCACGAGCAATGCGAGTACCTGTCAACGTTTAA
- a CDS encoding DUF4089 domain-containing protein — protein MEKKELNVGEYVDQIVCLLDLDLRDQYRDGVVANFERISAIAQLVNSFPLPEEIEAATVFEP, from the coding sequence ATGGAAAAGAAGGAGTTGAATGTAGGTGAATATGTTGATCAGATAGTATGCTTATTGGATTTGGATCTTAGGGATCAATATAGAGATGGGGTGGTAGCAAATTTTGAGAGAATTAGTGCGATCGCTCAACTAGTAAATTCATTTCCCCTACCCGAAGAAATTGAAGCCGCAACTGTATTTGAACCATGA
- a CDS encoding pentapeptide repeat-containing protein, with protein sequence MDVDELLIRYQAGERNFKGANLIGGYLYGVDLSGANLQGASLSEVDLSKANLEGVNLKEASLNGANLTGANLTRANLSGANLYEAKLTGAILDGAHLKMADLIDADFTAANLQGANLYGAYLNGTLLQGAIMPDGTIHE encoded by the coding sequence ATGGATGTAGATGAACTTCTCATACGCTATCAAGCAGGAGAGAGGAATTTTAAAGGCGCTAACCTTATTGGTGGTTATTTGTATGGAGTCGATCTGAGTGGAGCAAATTTACAAGGAGCATCTCTGAGCGAAGTAGATTTGAGCAAAGCTAATTTAGAGGGAGTTAATCTCAAAGAAGCTTCTCTGAATGGAGCTAATCTTACAGGGGCTAACTTAACTAGAGCTAACTTAAGTGGAGCCAATCTTTACGAAGCAAAGCTTACAGGAGCCATTCTCGACGGTGCACATCTGAAGATGGCAGACTTAATTGATGCTGACTTCACTGCTGCTAACTTACAGGGAGCAAATTTGTACGGAGCATATCTCAATGGCACCCTGTTGCAAGGTGCAATCATGCCAGATGGCACAATTCATGAGTGA
- a CDS encoding sodium/glutamate symporter: protein MFKLIDVFWAYILIAILILMGRLIRQRLWILRSLYIPSSVVAGILALLLGSGAFGAVVKAVNPESPLVKGIFPETVQAVWAQSPSIFINVVFATIFLGLYVPGWREFWRKASPQVAFGQTIAWGQYVVGLLLAITVLTPVFGLPPIAACLIEVAFEGGHGTAAGMAPTFTELGFAAGADLSLALATVGLVSGVVAGTFLIHWGRRTERIQVNREPSPDLEIQDSHLPEEHPSITIARENLFRELLIDPLSLNFGFVGLAIAFGWLILEALRWIESVTWGRGGLLLMAYVPLFPIALIGGIIVQYILIRTKRTYLISRPLMERIGGLALDITIITALATISLSVLGDNFAPFVVLSVAGIAWNVCAFVFLAPRLLPFYWFERGIGDMGQSMGVTSTGLLLLRMVDPDNRSSAFESFAYKQLLFEPIVGGGLFTAAAPPLIVKFGSIPILLLTSFILIFWLVFGFYNYKQLRKHNLPGKV, encoded by the coding sequence ATGTTTAAACTCATAGACGTATTTTGGGCTTATATTCTCATTGCTATATTAATCTTGATGGGGCGGTTAATAAGACAACGCCTTTGGATTTTGCGATCGCTGTACATACCTAGTTCAGTTGTAGCTGGTATTTTAGCCTTGCTACTGGGTTCGGGTGCTTTTGGTGCTGTTGTCAAAGCAGTAAATCCAGAATCTCCTCTTGTCAAAGGTATATTTCCGGAAACTGTGCAGGCGGTGTGGGCGCAGTCTCCCAGTATTTTTATAAATGTCGTTTTTGCCACTATATTTCTTGGACTTTACGTTCCAGGGTGGCGAGAATTTTGGCGTAAAGCTTCCCCACAAGTGGCTTTCGGTCAAACGATCGCCTGGGGACAATATGTAGTAGGATTGCTACTGGCTATAACCGTATTAACACCAGTTTTTGGCTTACCTCCGATCGCGGCTTGTTTAATCGAAGTTGCCTTTGAAGGTGGACACGGTACAGCAGCAGGTATGGCACCAACTTTCACTGAATTAGGGTTTGCTGCTGGTGCTGATTTATCTTTGGCTTTAGCGACGGTGGGACTAGTTTCGGGTGTAGTTGCAGGTACATTTTTGATACATTGGGGACGACGCACAGAACGCATCCAAGTCAATCGCGAACCTTCACCTGACTTGGAAATACAAGACAGCCATCTTCCAGAGGAACACCCAAGTATTACAATTGCTAGAGAAAATTTATTCCGCGAATTACTAATTGATCCTCTATCACTGAATTTTGGTTTTGTTGGATTAGCGATCGCTTTCGGCTGGCTAATATTAGAAGCGTTGCGCTGGATTGAATCAGTAACTTGGGGTAGAGGCGGATTACTATTGATGGCTTACGTGCCGCTATTCCCCATCGCCCTAATTGGCGGAATTATTGTGCAATATATACTCATCCGTACAAAACGAACTTATTTAATTAGTCGCCCTCTGATGGAACGCATTGGTGGGTTGGCATTAGATATCACAATTATCACAGCACTAGCAACAATTTCCCTATCTGTACTTGGTGATAATTTTGCTCCTTTTGTCGTTTTGTCAGTTGCTGGTATTGCTTGGAATGTGTGTGCTTTTGTATTTTTAGCGCCTCGCTTGCTACCTTTCTACTGGTTTGAACGTGGCATTGGTGATATGGGACAATCTATGGGTGTGACTTCTACTGGATTATTATTATTGCGAATGGTTGATCCAGATAATCGCTCCAGTGCTTTTGAGAGTTTTGCTTACAAACAATTACTTTTTGAGCCTATTGTTGGTGGAGGCTTATTTACTGCTGCTGCACCGCCTTTAATCGTTAAGTTTGGCTCTATTCCAATTTTGTTACTGACATCTTTCATTCTAATATTCTGGCTGGTTTTTGGTTTTTATAACTATAAGCAACTACGCAAGCATAACTTACCCGGAAAAGTTTAG
- a CDS encoding S-methyl-5'-thioadenosine phosphorylase, giving the protein MAEAQIGIIGGSGLYKMDALKDVEEVQIQTPFGYPSDALILGNLEGTRVAFLARHGRNHTLLPTELPFRANIYAMKQLGVKYLISASAVGSLKEEVKPLDMVVPDQFIDRTKNRVSTFFGEGIIAHIAFGDPICRNLAGVLTDAIASLNLPDVTLHQGGTYVCMEGPAFSTKAESNLYRSWGATVIGMTNLPEAKLAREAEIAYATLALATDYDCWHSDHDSVTVDMIVNNLQRNAVNAQKVIQETVRRLSENPPPSAAHSALKYAILTPLDKVPMATKEKLGLLLKKYI; this is encoded by the coding sequence ATGGCTGAAGCTCAAATTGGGATCATTGGTGGTAGCGGCTTATATAAGATGGATGCCCTAAAAGATGTAGAAGAAGTGCAAATTCAGACACCTTTTGGTTATCCATCTGATGCTTTAATTTTGGGAAATTTAGAGGGAACCCGAGTAGCTTTTTTAGCACGTCATGGTCGCAATCATACACTTTTACCTACGGAGTTGCCTTTTCGTGCTAACATCTATGCGATGAAACAATTGGGTGTAAAGTATCTAATATCGGCGAGTGCAGTTGGTTCCTTAAAGGAAGAAGTAAAACCACTAGATATGGTAGTTCCCGATCAATTTATTGATAGAACTAAAAATCGGGTATCTACATTTTTTGGGGAAGGAATTATTGCTCACATTGCTTTTGGCGATCCAATTTGCCGGAATTTGGCAGGGGTGTTAACAGATGCGATCGCTTCTCTCAACCTACCAGATGTTACTCTACATCAAGGTGGCACCTATGTGTGCATGGAAGGGCCAGCATTTTCTACCAAAGCAGAATCAAATCTTTACCGCAGTTGGGGTGCAACGGTAATCGGGATGACGAATTTACCGGAGGCAAAGTTAGCACGGGAGGCAGAAATAGCCTATGCAACTTTGGCACTAGCAACAGATTATGATTGCTGGCATTCAGATCATGACAGCGTGACAGTAGATATGATAGTCAATAATTTGCAGCGTAATGCTGTAAATGCACAGAAAGTAATTCAAGAAACCGTACGGCGATTGAGCGAAAATCCACCGCCTAGTGCAGCTCATTCAGCTTTGAAGTATGCAATTTTGACACCCTTAGATAAAGTTCCTATGGCAACGAAGGAAAAATTGGGGTTGTTATTGAAGAAGTATATTTGA
- a CDS encoding caspase family protein: MKRRTFLQRFGSLLAVLGLTEAEWFSLGNRYQQALAQPSPRKLALIIGINQYQQSQILNGCLTDVELQKELLIHRFGFQPSDILALTDEQASREFIESAFVEHLVKQAKLGDIVLFHFSGYGSRVRLGTSLEAVQNALVTADSAENKSQATKIVNYLLEETLMLMLRSLPTERATAVLDTSYYTPTTFLPTGLRIRSRQMTTEAIVAAAELDLQKQLREKAATELSAVVLSATTDPNQVAQEVQLSGFSAGLFTYALTQYLWEATPATTIPISISRVGSVMQQFGSTQQPSLLMGKKNQQRVTLSEAFVPPFTQSAEGVVTAVEDEGKTIHLWLAGLPVQVLEYYGANSRLTLVSQEGATAQLVLRSRNGLTAKAQLASGSENKIIPQMGQLVQETVRVLPRNINLTVALDGGLERIERVDATSAFATVEHVSSVVAGEQPADYVFGELPDGKTKDLIASTALIVSPSRYGLFSLGSELIPSTIGEAGEAVKVAVQRLKPTLQTLLAAKLWRLTDNEGSSCLSVKATLEIVNGITPRVVMQRETMRTLGAETVSKKQVNTEPGRIPIVPIGSKIHYRIQNMGTQPVYLMLLGLNSAKNAIALYPWQKETESEDGTNNASLEDIVIAPGETLTLPQSTTGFEWVIQGPAFFSENQLIFSTSPFTQTRNALETTKHPRADRQRIQPLLNPLEVANALLQDLHNVSPVKAEMNISTAESYVLDVNNWASLAFMYQVI, translated from the coding sequence ATGAAGCGGCGAACGTTTTTACAACGGTTTGGCTCCCTACTCGCGGTATTGGGTTTAACAGAGGCTGAGTGGTTTAGCTTAGGAAATCGCTATCAGCAGGCGTTAGCGCAACCCAGTCCGCGTAAATTAGCTTTAATAATAGGTATTAATCAGTACCAGCAAAGCCAGATTCTCAATGGTTGTCTGACGGATGTAGAACTACAAAAAGAACTTTTGATTCACCGTTTTGGTTTTCAGCCGTCAGATATTTTGGCTTTGACTGATGAACAAGCAAGCAGAGAATTTATTGAGTCTGCTTTTGTAGAACACTTAGTTAAGCAAGCAAAACTAGGTGATATAGTTCTGTTCCACTTTAGTGGCTATGGCAGTCGTGTCAGGTTGGGAACCTCGTTAGAAGCGGTGCAAAATGCTTTGGTTACCGCAGATAGCGCAGAGAATAAATCACAGGCAACAAAAATTGTTAACTACTTGTTGGAAGAGACGCTGATGTTGATGTTGCGATCGCTTCCCACAGAACGAGCAACAGCAGTACTAGACACTAGTTACTACACTCCCACCACCTTCTTGCCCACAGGTTTACGAATTCGCAGCCGCCAAATGACAACAGAAGCGATTGTGGCAGCAGCAGAACTCGACTTGCAAAAACAGCTGCGAGAAAAAGCTGCAACAGAACTATCGGCAGTAGTGTTGTCTGCAACCACCGATCCCAATCAGGTAGCGCAGGAGGTACAGTTATCTGGTTTTAGTGCCGGGTTATTTACTTATGCTTTGACGCAGTATCTATGGGAGGCTACGCCAGCAACAACAATTCCGATCTCAATCTCCCGTGTAGGAAGTGTGATGCAGCAGTTTGGTAGCACACAACAACCAAGCTTACTCATGGGTAAGAAAAATCAACAGCGAGTTACCTTGAGTGAGGCTTTTGTTCCCCCATTTACCCAGAGTGCAGAAGGAGTAGTAACAGCCGTTGAAGATGAGGGCAAAACAATACATCTGTGGTTGGCAGGATTACCTGTACAAGTGCTGGAATACTATGGAGCCAATTCTCGATTGACTTTGGTGAGTCAAGAGGGAGCAACTGCACAGTTAGTGTTGCGATCGCGCAATGGATTGACAGCAAAAGCCCAACTTGCTTCTGGCTCTGAAAATAAAATTATTCCACAGATGGGACAACTAGTTCAGGAAACAGTACGAGTCTTACCGCGTAATATTAATTTAACCGTTGCTCTGGATGGGGGATTAGAGAGAATTGAGCGGGTAGATGCTACTAGCGCCTTTGCAACAGTTGAACACGTGAGCAGTGTAGTGGCAGGAGAACAACCAGCTGATTATGTATTTGGCGAGCTTCCAGATGGCAAAACAAAAGATTTGATCGCCTCGACTGCATTGATAGTCTCTCCCAGTCGTTATGGTTTATTTTCTTTGGGCAGTGAACTTATTCCCAGCACCATTGGTGAAGCCGGAGAAGCGGTAAAAGTCGCAGTACAACGCCTCAAACCAACTTTGCAAACTTTGCTGGCAGCAAAATTATGGCGACTCACAGACAATGAAGGTTCTTCCTGCTTAAGCGTGAAAGCAACTCTAGAGATAGTGAATGGCATCACACCTCGCGTGGTGATGCAACGCGAAACGATGCGAACTCTGGGTGCAGAAACTGTAAGTAAAAAACAAGTAAATACTGAACCCGGACGTATCCCAATTGTGCCAATCGGTAGTAAGATACACTACCGTATCCAAAATATGGGTACGCAGCCAGTATATTTGATGCTGTTGGGATTAAATAGTGCCAAGAATGCGATCGCCCTTTACCCGTGGCAAAAAGAAACTGAAAGCGAAGATGGCACCAATAATGCATCACTTGAGGATATTGTCATTGCTCCGGGAGAAACCCTGACTTTGCCACAATCTACCACTGGTTTTGAATGGGTGATCCAAGGGCCTGCCTTTTTTAGTGAAAATCAATTAATCTTTAGTACATCTCCATTTACCCAAACTCGCAACGCTTTAGAAACTACTAAACACCCGCGAGCAGATAGACAACGCATTCAACCATTGCTTAACCCCTTAGAAGTTGCCAATGCTCTACTACAGGACTTACACAATGTTAGTCCGGTGAAAGCCGAGATGAATATCTCAACTGCTGAGTCTTATGTGTTGGATGTAAATAATTGGGCAAGTCTAGCCTTTATGTATCAGGTTATTTGA
- a CDS encoding AtzE family amidohydrolase, whose translation MNLNSADAVTIANAVRAGKVSAIEVTQAALKRIAGRDHELNCFTAVTAETALTDAQKIDREIAQGKNPGLLAGVPFAVKNLFDIAGLTTLAGAKINADNPPATQDATAVARLKQAGAVLVGALNMDEYAYGFVTENAHYGVTHNPHDLQRVAGGSSGGSAAAVAAGLVPLTLGSDTNGSIRVPAALCGVFGFKPTYGRLSRAGVALFSSSFDHIGPFARSVRDIATAFDVLQGEDERDPVCTKRPPEFCLSQINQGIDGLRIAIAGDYFRKGANPEALEAVQKVADALNITEYVTIPEAHRARAAAFVITACEGANLHLEKLRQRPQDFDPATRDRFLAGALIPSHWYIQAQRFRRWYRDQVREVFQKVDVILAPTTPISAPLIGQQTMILDGEEILVRPHLGLFTQPLSFIGLPVLSVPIQSSNALPLGVQLIAAPYNEVLILRVATVLEAEGLISAPIV comes from the coding sequence ATGAATCTCAACTCAGCCGATGCAGTCACAATCGCCAATGCTGTACGTGCAGGCAAAGTTAGCGCCATCGAAGTTACGCAAGCTGCCCTCAAGCGGATTGCAGGGCGGGATCATGAATTGAACTGTTTTACGGCTGTGACTGCTGAAACGGCTTTAACAGATGCACAAAAGATAGACAGAGAAATTGCCCAAGGTAAAAACCCCGGTTTACTTGCTGGTGTTCCCTTTGCAGTGAAAAATCTTTTTGATATTGCTGGTTTAACAACGCTAGCAGGTGCAAAAATCAATGCCGACAATCCTCCAGCTACCCAAGATGCAACGGCAGTGGCGCGGTTAAAACAAGCGGGTGCAGTACTCGTAGGTGCGTTGAATATGGATGAGTACGCCTACGGATTCGTGACGGAAAATGCCCATTACGGTGTAACTCACAACCCCCACGATTTACAACGAGTAGCTGGTGGTTCATCGGGTGGTTCGGCAGCGGCGGTGGCAGCTGGATTGGTTCCCTTGACACTGGGTTCTGATACTAACGGTTCCATTCGCGTACCTGCTGCTTTGTGTGGCGTTTTTGGTTTTAAACCCACTTATGGAAGATTATCCCGTGCTGGTGTAGCTTTATTTTCCAGCAGTTTTGACCACATTGGCCCCTTTGCGCGTTCTGTACGAGACATTGCCACAGCTTTTGATGTACTTCAAGGAGAAGATGAACGCGATCCAGTTTGTACTAAACGCCCTCCTGAATTTTGCTTGTCACAAATAAATCAAGGTATTGATGGCTTGCGAATTGCCATTGCAGGTGATTATTTCCGCAAAGGGGCAAATCCAGAAGCACTAGAAGCAGTACAAAAAGTAGCTGATGCTTTAAATATCACTGAATACGTCACTATACCCGAAGCTCATCGCGCCCGTGCCGCAGCATTTGTGATTACAGCCTGCGAAGGAGCAAATCTGCATTTAGAAAAATTGCGTCAACGTCCTCAAGATTTCGATCCAGCCACACGCGATCGCTTTTTGGCGGGTGCCTTAATTCCCAGTCATTGGTACATTCAAGCCCAGCGTTTTAGAAGGTGGTATCGAGATCAAGTTCGTGAAGTTTTTCAAAAAGTAGATGTCATTCTTGCCCCCACAACCCCCATTTCTGCACCCTTAATAGGGCAACAAACCATGATTTTAGATGGAGAAGAAATTCTTGTCCGCCCTCATTTAGGATTATTCACTCAACCGTTATCATTCATTGGCTTGCCCGTTTTATCAGTGCCAATTCAAAGTTCAAATGCTTTACCTTTGGGAGTGCAATTAATAGCTGCACCATATAATGAAGTGCTGATTTTACGGGTGGCGACGGTACTAGAGGCGGAAGGTTTAATATCAGCACCAATAGTTTAA